The window CGCGATCTCGCCCAGCTCGTCCCCCTCGGCCCAGGCCAGGGCCACGCCCTTCAGCTCGTCGTTGATCGGCCGGGAGACCTCGACGCGGGCTTTGCGCTCCTCGTCCAGGACGCGGGTCTGGAGGCCGAGCACCTCTTCATGTAGCCGCCGCAGACGGTTGGTGAGCGGCAGCGCTCGCAGTGGGGCTTCGCGGTCGAACGAGAACCAGGCGCAGACCTCGGCGATCTCGGCCGGTTCGAGACCGTCGAGCATCCGCCGCGTCATCAGCTCGGCCAGCGTCAGGGCGTTGGTGTCGAAGATCGAGCGCAGCAGCGAGGCCTTGTAGGTCGGACGCTCGGCTGCGAGATACCCGAACCGCTCCAGCACCTGCCCGAGTCCCGAGACCATCGCGCGGGCCTCGCTGCGCGCCGCCTTGTGGGCCTGATCGAGCGCCCGCTCGGTCTGGGCCAGCTCCTTCGCCAGGTCCCAGGTCAGCGGGTCGCTGGCGGCCTGCGTCGCCATCCGCTCAAAGTGGTCGCGCTGGGCGTCACGCTCCGACGTCAGGTCGCCCAGGCGGGCGTCCTGCTGGAAGCGTCGGAAGCTGCGGGCGTACAGATCGGCCAGCCGCTCCTGGTCGCCGGGCTGCTGCCAGAGGTTCATGGCGGTGCTGTAGCTCGGGCTGAACGCGCTGGTGAGCGGCAGTAGCTCGCCGGTCACGATCTCCAGCGTCCGCTCGAAGCTGACCCACGGCGAGTAGAGGATCACCGAAACGCCGCGCTCGTCGATGCCGCGTCGGCCAGCCCGGCCGGTCATCTGACGGTACTCGTTCGGGGTGATGAGGCGGTGCTGCTTGCCGTCCCACTTCGACATCTCGCCCACGACGACCGTTCGGGCCGGCATGTTGATGCCGAGTGCCAGGGTGTCGGTGGCAAAGACCGCCCGCAGCCGGCCCGACTGGAACAGCTCCTCCACCAGCATCTTGACGACGGGCAGCAGTCCCGCGTGGTGCACAGCGAAGCCGCGCGGCAGCAGCCTGAACAGCAGTCCGATCTGGCGCAGCGCGCGGTCGGCCGGCGAGAGATCGGCCAGCCGCTGCTTGGCCTCCTTGACCAGCTCCATGCCGTGCGGCACGTTCCCGAGCACCACGCAGGCGGCAGCGGCCTCCTCGCAGGCCCGCCGACTGAACTGGAAGTAGATGGCTGGCGTCAGCCGCTCCTTCTCCAGCGCCCGCAGCACCTCCCACGGCTCGGGCTGGCGGCGCTGCTGCGGCTGCTGGCCGCCGGCCCGCCCGCCCCGCCCCGGCTCATCCTCATCGTCGTGCGGGCTGCCCCACTGGCCCGGCCGGGTGATCCTTTTTGCCAGCTCACCGCCGACCCC is drawn from Chloroflexota bacterium and contains these coding sequences:
- a CDS encoding DEAD/DEAH box helicase, with protein sequence MSPAILPPLDLATFESLIGFRLDPFQAEAIEAYLSGRSVLVAAPTGTGKTAIAEFAALDALRRGARALYTTPIKALSNQKLRDFRALMERATERGILPPGHEPGLLTGDIVVNPNGSLLVMTTEVLRNMLVQGRRLPDEAAVVVFDEVHYMGDPERGTAWEESILLSPPAIQLVCLSATVPNLEEVADWIRVAHGDLTTVLYDHRTVPLEHRYFLDGKAAVIVDAEGRRRASFRGVGGELAKRITRPGQWGSPHDDEDEPGRGGRAGGQQPQQRRQPEPWEVLRALEKERLTPAIYFQFSRRACEEAAAACVVLGNVPHGMELVKEAKQRLADLSPADRALRQIGLLFRLLPRGFAVHHAGLLPVVKMLVEELFQSGRLRAVFATDTLALGINMPARTVVVGEMSKWDGKQHRLITPNEYRQMTGRAGRRGIDERGVSVILYSPWVSFERTLEIVTGELLPLTSAFSPSYSTAMNLWQQPGDQERLADLYARSFRRFQQDARLGDLTSERDAQRDHFERMATQAASDPLTWDLAKELAQTERALDQAHKAARSEARAMVSGLGQVLERFGYLAAERPTYKASLLRSIFDTNALTLAELMTRRMLDGLEPAEIAEVCAWFSFDREAPLRALPLTNRLRRLHEEVLGLQTRVLDEERKARVEVSRPINDELKGVALAWAEGDELGEIAERSRIVEGDLVGLLQKTLDILGQLRAALEHAEVPPRRADRLNVDDLLERMEEADGLLRRGVVEESYKWALEGPPEETEGDADWVLPPEPAPGPSYPDRRPPQRRRGGPSRSTKPRGKLRPKRPGR